One Capricornis sumatraensis isolate serow.1 chromosome 8, serow.2, whole genome shotgun sequence genomic region harbors:
- the TESMIN gene encoding tesmin: protein MEDAPLLGSMSSPEDEMVTDLFSVESQFVPENLPLKTPVAVKHEEDDFHVFKDAYLGPADPKEPLLHAFNPALGGDCQSKVKVELLVDENEDEGLLGEYSNLPELNPLEDAVLPAAPQPQAYNVHFLSSLLTPHRSSAVVPLGAWARDGAAHPGVRVIPVEIKEAGGSVTSNNLEEATFQHPLAQESSCKFPSSQGAEDASGCSHKKDSNPMVICQLKGGTQMLCIDNSGTRELKGLHLVPQYQDQNNYLQSDVPKPMTTLVGRFLPVPAKLNLITQQLDSGALPSAISGPAFPSGSTLPGPPPKITLAGYCDCFASGDFCNNCNCNNCCNNLRHEIERFKAIKACLDRNPEAFQPKIGKGKLGDVKPRHNKGCNCKRSGCLKNYCECYEAKIMCSSICKCIGCKNYEESPERKTLMNMPNYMETGGFEGSHHLSPTKFSGLPKFRKDRRSASCISWEVVEATCACLLAQGEEAEKELRSECLAEQMVLEEFGRCLSQILHIEFKSKGLKIE from the exons ATGGAAGACGCCCCTCTGCTGGGCAGCATGTCCAGCCCCGAAGACGAGATGGTGACAGACCTCTTCAGCGTCGAGAGTCAGTTTGTTCCCGAAAACCTCCCCCTGAAAACTCCGGTGGCGGTAAAGCACGAGGAAGACGATTTTCACGTCTTCAAGGATGCGTACCTGGGCCCAGCGGATCCCAAAGAGCCGCTGCTGCACGCGTTCAACCCCGCGCTTGGCGGGGACTGCCAGAGCAAGGTCAAAGTGGAGCTGCTGGTGGATGAGAACGAAGACGAGGGACTCCTGGGGGAGTACTCGAACCTCCCCGAGCTCAACCCCCTGGAAGATGCCGTTCTCCCTGCCGCCCCGCAGCCGCAGGCCTACAACGTCCACTTCCTGTCCTCCCTGCTCACCCCGCACAGGAGCTCTGCCGTCGTGCCCCTGGGCGCCTGGGCCAGGGACGGAGCCGCCCACCCGGGTGTCCGCGTGATTCCA GTTGAAATCAAGGAAGCAGGTGGTTCTGTCACAAGCAACAATCTGGAGGAAGCAACCTTTCAACATCCTCTGGCCCAGGAGTCAAGTTGCAAGTTCCCATCATCTCAAGGAGCAGAGGATGCCTCTGGTTGCTCTCATAAGAAAGACTCTAACCCAATG gtgATATGTCAGTTGAAAGGGGGTACACAAATGCTGTGTATAGACAACTCTGGCACAAGAGAACTAAAAGGGCTTCATCTGGTTCCTCAGTATCAAGACCAAAATAATTATCTACAGTCAG ATGTGCCTAAACCCATGACTACTTTAGTAGGAAGATTTTTGCCAGTACCAGCAAAATTAAATCTCATTACACAACAA CTTGACAGTGGAGCCTTACCATCTGCAATCAGCGGGCCTGCTTTCCCCTCAGGATCAACTCTTCCAGGACCACCACCAAAAATAACTTTGGCTGG GTACTGTGACTGCTTTGCTAGCGGGGACTTTTGCAACAACTGCAATTGTAATAATTGTTGCAACAATTTACGTCATGAAATTGAACGGTTTAAGGCCATTAAG GCATGTCTTGATAGAAATCCAGAAGCTTTCCAAccaaaaattgggaaaggaaaacTGGGTGATGTGAAGCCTCGCCATAACAAAGGGTGTAATTGCAAGAGGTCGGGCTGCCTTAAGAACTACTGTGAGTGCTATGAG GCCAAAATTATGTGTTCTTCTATTTGCAAATGCATTGGTTGCAAAAATTATGAAGAAAGCCCAGAACGGAAAACACTAATGAACATGCCAAACTACATGGAAACTGGGGGTTTTGAAGGCAGCCATCATTTGTCACCAACGAAATTTTCAGGACTGCCAAAATTCAGAAAAGATAG GCGGTCGGCCTCGTGCATCTCCTGGGAGGTGGTGGAAGCCACGTGCGCCTGCCTGCTGGCCCAGGGCGAAGAGGCAGAGAAGGAGCTCCGCTCCGAGTGCCTGGCGGAGCAAATGGTCCTAGAGGAGTTCGGGAGATGCTTGTCGCAGATTCTCCATATTGAGTTTAAATCCAAAGGGCTGAAAATTGAGTAG